One stretch of Eupeodes corollae chromosome 2, idEupCoro1.1, whole genome shotgun sequence DNA includes these proteins:
- the LOC129944989 gene encoding protein disconnected — translation MGQPHQQQQHHHNSTFVQYADIDTNNADASFTPRCLQPQRRVYFKIMEHIMSRFQSMDTSPLSFVPSPYLLPAAAFAASSKSPLSTSSSSGSSPTASSMPKPKRWGSPPVNLAGQFINPATGKKRVQCSICFKTFCDKGALKIHFSAVHLREMHKCTVDGCNMVFSSRRSRNRHSANPNPKLHSPHIRRKISPHDGRTAQQFPPLLFQTPLMPSGAPGGGMYSFDRFAPYPAYPHGPAGMFSGLSAGEVCPLPANSGGSSSHSSFSDDYKIGGSDSDEECRDELMVSVEEEDEEDYGEELHMADEEEEPEPVPQDDNQPLDFSVKRRISEDRLSPPLTSHSGGDETTSTVEIKSSRPVKLSGSFSVDNLLSKKIKTEQIAESVGLLDLSVKPSKEQTPPTTAPSGLIDQGNPAMWNILSEVYRSMLMNNSLKAQYSELQSNSTISV, via the coding sequence AAAATCATGGAGCACATTATGTCGAGATTTCAATCAATGGACACTTCTCCGCTGTCGTTTGTTCCATCACCATATCTTCTACCAGCAGCAGCTTTTGCAGCTTCATCAAAGTCGCCCTTGTCAACGTCATCATCATCGGGTTCAAGCCCGACAGCTTCGTCCATGCCCAAGCCCAAACGTTGGGGTTCTCCGCCAGTTAATCTAGCAGGGCAATTTATCAATCCGGCCACAGGAAAGAAACGCGTCCAATGTAGCATCTGTTTTAAGACTTTCTGCGATAAGGGAGCTCTGAAGATTCACTTCTCGGCGGTGCATCTGCGTGAGATGCACAAATGCACAGTCGACGGTTGTAATATGGTATTCAGCTCGAGGCGTTCCCGCAATAGACATAGTGCCAATCCAAATCCTAAATTGCATTCGCCTCATATTCGCCGCAAGATCTCGCCTCATGACGGACGAACAGCTCAGCAATTTCCACCGCTTCTCTTCCAAACACCGTTGATGCCGTCGGGAGCTCCTGGTGGTGGGATGTATTCATTTGACAGATTCGCTCCTTATCCTGCCTACCCACATGGACCCGCTGGAATGTTCTCCGGGCTGAGTGCTGGAGAAGTGTGCCCCTTGCCAGCGAATAGTGGAGGAAGTAGTAGTCATAGCAGCTTCAGTGATGACTACAAGATCGGCGGTTCAGATTCAGATGAGGAATGCAGGGATGAATTGATGGTTTCcgtagaagaagaagatgaagaggACTATGGCGAAGAACTTCACATGGCCGACGAAGAGGAAGAACCAGAACCCGTACCACAGGATGACAATCAGCCTCTTGATTTCTCAGTGAAGAGACGAATTTCCGAAGATCGTTTAAGTCCGCCTCTGACATCCCACAGCGGAGGGGATGAAACGACCTCAACAGTTGAAATTAAATCAAGCCGTCCCGTAAAACTCTCAGGAAGCTTCTCCGTCGATAATCTGctaagtaagaaaataaaaaccgaacaaataGCCGAGTCAGTTGGACTGCTGGATTTATCAGTCAAACCTTCCAAAGAACAAACACCACCAACCACCGCCCCCTCCGGACTCATAGACCAGGGCAATCCTGCAATGTGGAACATTCTCTCTGAAGTCTACCGATCCATGCTTATGAACAACAGTCTGAAGGCACAATACAGTGAGTTGCAGTCGAATTCAACAATCTCTGTTTAA